One stretch of Qipengyuania gelatinilytica DNA includes these proteins:
- the tyrS gene encoding tyrosine--tRNA ligase produces the protein MSTYKSELLRLLEQRGYIHQITDAEGLDALAARQVVPGYIGFDATAPSLHVGSLVQIMMLRRLQQAGHKPIVVMGGGTTKVGDPSGKDESRKMLTDDDIDANIAGIRKVFERLLTFGDGPTDAVMVNNDEWLSQLGYIELLRDVGPHFTVNRMLTFDSVKLRLDREQPLTFLEFNYMILQAYDFRELAQRYDCRLQMGGSDQWGNIVNGMELARRMDGRELFGLTTPLLTTADGAKMGKTAAGAVWLNDAQLPSYDFWQYWRNVDDRDVGRFLRLFTDLPLDEIARLEALEGADINQAKTVLANEVTALVRGREAAETAEKTAAETFAGGGAGEDLPSLEVGAEGMRIGAVLTGLGFCSSGKEAKRKLAENAVKLDGETVTDPGYLVEVPKGGETKLSLGKKKHAIIRR, from the coding sequence ATGAGCACCTACAAATCCGAACTCCTGCGTCTGCTCGAACAGCGCGGCTATATCCATCAGATTACCGATGCGGAAGGACTAGACGCCCTTGCCGCGCGGCAGGTCGTGCCCGGCTATATCGGCTTCGATGCCACTGCGCCCAGCCTTCACGTGGGTAGCCTCGTGCAAATCATGATGCTGCGCCGCCTGCAGCAGGCCGGTCACAAGCCGATCGTGGTGATGGGCGGCGGGACGACCAAGGTCGGCGATCCTTCCGGCAAGGACGAAAGCCGCAAGATGCTCACCGATGACGATATCGATGCCAACATCGCCGGTATCCGTAAGGTCTTCGAACGCCTGCTGACCTTCGGCGACGGTCCGACCGATGCCGTAATGGTCAACAATGACGAATGGCTCAGCCAGCTCGGCTACATCGAACTGCTGCGCGATGTCGGCCCGCATTTCACGGTCAACCGGATGCTGACCTTCGATTCGGTGAAACTGCGGCTTGATCGCGAACAGCCGCTGACTTTCCTCGAATTCAACTACATGATCCTGCAAGCGTACGACTTCCGCGAGTTGGCGCAGCGTTATGATTGCCGCCTGCAGATGGGCGGAAGCGACCAGTGGGGCAATATCGTCAACGGCATGGAACTCGCCCGCAGGATGGACGGGCGCGAGCTCTTCGGCCTCACCACGCCGCTGCTGACCACCGCCGACGGCGCCAAGATGGGCAAGACGGCTGCGGGTGCAGTCTGGCTGAATGATGCGCAGCTGCCGAGTTACGATTTCTGGCAGTACTGGCGCAATGTCGACGACCGCGACGTGGGCCGCTTCCTGCGCCTCTTTACCGACCTGCCGCTCGACGAGATCGCACGCCTCGAAGCGCTCGAGGGTGCGGATATCAACCAGGCCAAGACAGTCCTCGCGAACGAGGTCACCGCGCTGGTCCGTGGCCGCGAGGCTGCCGAGACGGCGGAGAAGACCGCTGCGGAAACATTCGCCGGCGGCGGTGCCGGTGAAGACCTCCCCTCGCTCGAGGTGGGTGCCGAAGGCATGCGTATCGGCGCGGTGCTGACCGGGCTCGGCTTTTGCTCTTCCGGCAAGGAGGCAAAACGCAAGCTGGCAGAAAATGCAGTGAAGCTCGATGGCGAAACCGTCACCGATCCCGGCTATCTGGTCGAGGTGCCCAAAGGCGGTGAAACCAAGCTTTCCCTTGGCAAGAAGAAGCACGCGATTATCCGGCGATGA
- the cysK gene encoding cysteine synthase A, with product MKAQSVLETIGGTPHIRVSRLFPDHEVWVKSERANPGGSIKDRIGLAMVEDAEKSGKLKPGGTIIEPTSGNTGIGLAMAAAVKGYKLVLVMPESMSLERRRLMLAYGATFDLTPKEKGMKGAIERAQELVEQTEGAWMPSQFDNPSNYEVHKRTTAKEILADFADSPIDVMITGVGTGGHLTGCAEVLKESWSDMKAYAVEPTLSPVISGGQPGPHPIQGIGAGFLPANLHTQAIDGAIQVEPEDAKEWARRCAAEEGLLIGISSGATLAAIAKKLPELPAGSRVMGFNYDTGERYLSVPDFLPTE from the coding sequence ATGAAAGCCCAGTCCGTCCTCGAAACCATCGGCGGCACCCCGCACATCCGCGTCTCGCGCCTGTTCCCGGATCACGAGGTCTGGGTGAAGAGCGAGCGCGCCAATCCGGGCGGCTCGATCAAGGACCGCATCGGCCTTGCCATGGTCGAAGATGCGGAGAAATCAGGCAAGCTCAAGCCGGGTGGCACTATCATCGAGCCGACCAGCGGCAACACCGGGATCGGCCTCGCCATGGCCGCCGCCGTCAAGGGCTACAAGCTCGTGCTGGTCATGCCCGAAAGCATGAGCCTCGAACGCCGCCGCCTGATGCTGGCCTATGGCGCGACCTTCGACCTCACGCCCAAGGAAAAGGGCATGAAGGGCGCGATCGAACGTGCGCAGGAACTGGTCGAGCAGACCGAGGGCGCATGGATGCCGAGCCAGTTCGACAATCCTTCGAATTACGAGGTGCACAAGCGCACCACGGCCAAGGAAATCCTCGCCGATTTCGCCGACAGCCCGATCGACGTGATGATCACGGGCGTGGGCACCGGCGGTCACCTCACCGGCTGCGCCGAAGTGCTCAAGGAATCGTGGAGCGACATGAAGGCCTATGCGGTCGAACCCACGCTCTCCCCTGTCATCAGCGGCGGCCAGCCCGGTCCGCACCCGATCCAGGGTATCGGTGCCGGGTTCCTGCCGGCAAACCTGCACACCCAGGCAATCGACGGTGCGATCCAGGTCGAACCTGAGGATGCCAAGGAATGGGCGCGCCGTTGCGCGGCAGAGGAAGGGCTTCTTATCGGCATCTCGAGCGGCGCGACGCTCGCGGCCATCGCCAAGAAGCTGCCCGAACTACCCGCCGGTTCGCGGGTCATGGGCTTCAATTACGATACGGGCGAGCGTTACCTGTCGGTGCCGGATTTCCTTCCGACCGAATAG
- a CDS encoding energy transducer TonB yields MKIFVTLVPILAASSATAGQPVAEHGEPPILESKGEAPGDRIFKQTFTADEQQLSLDHLTVADMYSMFGANGGSIAAHTVRMRCRLGADGQVTPYTCSPSESEEPNILAVIRVPKFEERLVGLPAFRPLGEQSGDKWEFYRFVEFDLAVPEVSSGPIDLTSGPLVDHKQFLDYITDEYKHLSYPARALRRGLSGVQTLECQIQMDTSVICRSIDFTVPEAHGIFAAATKRFFRNARISSKLDDGSDQRGARFRVPIRWSLPS; encoded by the coding sequence ATGAAAATATTCGTCACACTAGTCCCGATTTTAGCGGCATCTTCTGCGACAGCTGGCCAACCCGTGGCCGAGCACGGCGAGCCGCCGATCTTGGAATCGAAGGGCGAAGCTCCGGGCGATCGCATCTTTAAGCAAACCTTTACGGCCGACGAGCAGCAGCTATCGCTCGACCATCTGACGGTCGCCGACATGTACAGCATGTTCGGAGCTAATGGCGGGAGCATCGCGGCACATACCGTCAGGATGCGCTGTCGATTGGGGGCTGACGGGCAAGTTACGCCCTACACCTGTTCGCCCAGCGAGAGCGAGGAGCCGAACATCCTGGCGGTCATCCGCGTTCCGAAGTTCGAGGAACGTCTGGTTGGCCTGCCGGCATTTCGCCCCCTTGGGGAGCAGAGCGGCGACAAGTGGGAATTCTATCGTTTTGTCGAATTCGACCTCGCGGTGCCTGAGGTATCGAGCGGCCCGATCGACCTCACCTCCGGGCCGTTGGTCGATCACAAACAGTTCCTCGATTACATAACTGACGAGTACAAGCACCTGTCCTATCCGGCGCGGGCACTCCGGAGAGGGCTTTCAGGCGTTCAAACTCTCGAGTGTCAGATCCAGATGGACACCTCGGTTATTTGCAGATCGATCGACTTCACCGTTCCTGAAGCCCATGGCATTTTCGCCGCAGCCACAAAGCGCTTCTTCCGGAACGCTCGGATCAGCAGCAAGCTGGACGACGGCAGCGACCAGCGTGGTGCGCGGTTCCGGGTACCGATCAGGTGGTCTTTGCCAAGTTAG
- a CDS encoding MFS transporter, whose translation MNSAAEPSPDTSPRQHPLGIANFRAYWVARLTMTLAQYAMMLIIGWQTYNIARDGGMGVAEASGQLALIGLLQFVPLFLLTPFSGWAADHFDRRNLGRLTVMLQMICAALLAWLTWTEQVALTWIFGIAILLGIARAFAGPALSALAPNLVPKSILPNAIALSSISWQVGMIVGPALGGYLYALVPALPYIAAFALFVVSITSLSFIGKVPQPPRPQNQRPIHAMVEGLRYVVKTKMVLGAITLDLFAVFLAGATALFPVYARDILEVGETGLAQLAMAPAVGAALTALYFSFKPLKTNVGPKMLWAVAIFGLATIVFGFSTSMPLSLAMLFIVGAADMFSVYIRQSLIQLHTPDDKRGRVSSVSLLTISASNEFGDFFSGSLAYAIGPVAAVVSGGAGAIATVALWSRVFPVLRTTRTFDPPDELVEETPENKLQEQIP comes from the coding sequence GTGAATTCCGCAGCCGAACCCTCGCCCGACACATCGCCGCGCCAACATCCCTTGGGCATAGCGAACTTCCGCGCCTACTGGGTCGCGCGACTGACCATGACACTGGCCCAATATGCGATGATGCTGATCATCGGCTGGCAAACCTACAATATCGCGCGCGATGGCGGCATGGGAGTGGCCGAGGCGTCGGGCCAGCTCGCCCTGATCGGCTTGCTCCAATTCGTCCCGCTTTTCCTGCTGACGCCGTTTTCGGGCTGGGCCGCCGACCATTTCGACAGGCGCAATCTGGGCCGTCTGACCGTCATGCTGCAAATGATCTGCGCGGCCTTGCTGGCATGGCTGACATGGACCGAGCAGGTGGCGCTGACGTGGATCTTCGGCATCGCAATCCTGCTGGGGATCGCACGGGCCTTTGCCGGACCTGCGCTCTCCGCCCTCGCCCCCAACCTCGTTCCCAAGTCGATCCTGCCCAATGCGATCGCACTGTCGAGCATCTCGTGGCAGGTGGGGATGATCGTCGGTCCTGCGCTGGGCGGTTATCTCTACGCCCTTGTTCCGGCGCTTCCCTACATTGCTGCCTTCGCGCTGTTTGTGGTGTCGATCACCTCGCTCTCGTTCATCGGCAAGGTGCCTCAACCGCCCCGCCCCCAGAACCAGCGCCCGATCCACGCCATGGTCGAGGGCCTGCGCTACGTGGTGAAGACCAAGATGGTGCTCGGCGCGATCACGCTGGACCTGTTCGCCGTGTTCCTCGCTGGGGCCACCGCGCTGTTCCCCGTATATGCTCGTGATATTCTCGAGGTTGGCGAGACCGGCCTGGCGCAGCTGGCAATGGCACCGGCCGTCGGCGCTGCGCTCACCGCGCTGTATTTCTCGTTCAAGCCACTCAAGACCAATGTCGGCCCGAAGATGCTTTGGGCTGTCGCGATATTCGGACTCGCGACCATCGTGTTCGGCTTTTCGACTTCGATGCCGCTCAGCCTCGCGATGCTCTTCATCGTCGGTGCGGCGGACATGTTCAGCGTCTATATCCGCCAGTCGCTGATCCAACTTCACACACCCGACGACAAGCGCGGCCGCGTGTCTTCGGTCAGCCTGCTTACGATCAGCGCTTCCAACGAATTCGGCGACTTCTTTTCCGGGAGCCTCGCATATGCGATAGGTCCTGTTGCAGCCGTCGTCAGCGGCGGTGCGGGCGCGATCGCGACGGTCGCCTTGTGGAGCCGGGTTTTTCCTGTGCTGCGCACGACGCGGACCTTCGATCCGCCCGATGAATTGGTAGAAGAGACCCCAGAGAATAAACTGCAGGAGCAGATCCCATGA
- a CDS encoding exo-beta-N-acetylmuramidase NamZ family protein codes for MKFGIDRLLTQDDLRAPLEGKRVSLVAHPASVTAQLDHSLDALIAKGVNVTSAFGPQHGLKGDKQDNMVETTDEIDPRYDIPVFSLYGEVRRPTGQSMSTADVFLYDLQDLGCRIYTFVTTLLYLLQEAEKAGKSVWVLDRPNPAGGPVEGTLLLPGQESFVGAAPMTMRHGMTMGEMGHWFVDHFKLDVDYRVIEMEGWKPGKSPGYGWPEDRVWINPSPNAASLNMARAYAGTVMLEGTTLSEGRGTTRPLEILFGAPDIDAGAVLAEMKAMSPVWLRGCHLRECWFEPTFHKHAGTLCNGLMIHAEGPFYDHHEFKPWRLQALAFKAIRKLYPDYEIWRDFPYEYEFDRLAIDVINGGSSLRDWVDDSEAEPGDLEAIASTDEQEWRETIAPHLIYG; via the coding sequence ATGAAATTCGGTATCGACCGCCTTCTCACCCAAGACGATCTGCGCGCCCCATTAGAGGGGAAACGTGTATCTCTTGTCGCCCATCCGGCTTCTGTCACCGCCCAGCTTGATCATTCGCTGGATGCCCTGATCGCAAAGGGGGTGAACGTCACCTCGGCCTTCGGACCGCAGCACGGTCTCAAGGGCGACAAGCAGGACAACATGGTCGAGACGACGGACGAGATCGATCCGCGCTACGACATTCCCGTTTTCAGCCTGTACGGTGAAGTGCGCCGGCCCACCGGCCAGTCCATGTCGACGGCGGACGTGTTCCTGTATGACCTCCAGGACCTCGGCTGCCGGATCTACACTTTCGTCACGACACTGCTTTACCTGCTCCAGGAAGCTGAGAAGGCGGGCAAGTCTGTGTGGGTGCTGGACCGGCCGAACCCCGCGGGCGGCCCGGTGGAGGGAACGCTGCTGCTGCCCGGGCAGGAAAGTTTCGTCGGCGCGGCTCCGATGACCATGCGTCACGGGATGACCATGGGCGAGATGGGCCACTGGTTCGTCGACCATTTCAAGCTCGACGTCGATTACCGGGTGATCGAGATGGAAGGCTGGAAGCCGGGCAAGTCGCCCGGTTACGGATGGCCCGAAGATCGCGTCTGGATCAATCCGAGCCCCAATGCCGCAAGCCTCAACATGGCGCGGGCCTATGCCGGGACCGTCATGCTCGAAGGCACGACGCTGAGCGAGGGGAGGGGAACGACACGCCCGCTCGAAATCCTGTTTGGTGCGCCCGATATCGATGCGGGCGCAGTGCTGGCAGAGATGAAAGCCATGTCACCGGTGTGGCTGCGCGGCTGTCATTTGCGCGAATGCTGGTTCGAGCCGACCTTCCATAAACACGCAGGTACGCTGTGTAACGGGTTGATGATTCACGCAGAAGGCCCGTTCTACGATCACCACGAATTCAAGCCGTGGCGTCTCCAGGCGCTGGCCTTCAAGGCGATCCGCAAGCTCTATCCCGATTACGAAATCTGGCGCGATTTCCCCTACGAATACGAGTTCGACCGGCTCGCTATCGATGTCATCAACGGCGGTTCATCACTGCGCGACTGGGTCGACGACAGCGAGGCCGAACCGGGTGATCTGGAAGCGATCGCCAGCACCGACGAACAGGAATGGCGCGAAACAATTGCGCCGCATTTGATCTACGGGTGA
- a CDS encoding vWA domain-containing protein: protein MFFNFVDELRAAGIPASFKEHLTLLEALDKEVIGQSPESFYYLSRATFVKDEGLLDRFDQVFSKVFKGIMTDYGQNPVDIPEDWLKAVAEKFLSEEEMEKIKSLGDWDEIMETLKKRLEEQEKRHQGGNKWVGTGGTSPFGNSGYNPEGVRIGGESRHKRAIKVWDKREFKNLDNTKELGTRNIKMALRRLRRFAREGAADQLDLDATIDGTAKQGWLDIHMRPERRNAVKLLLFLDVGGSMDPFIKITEELFSAATTEFKNLEFFYFHNCLYEGVWKDNRRRWQERTKTWDILHKYGHDYKVVFVGDAAMSPYEITHPGGSVEHMNEEAGATWMQRVVNTYPATVWLNPVPEKQWGYSQSTKVMKRIVNDRMYPLTLDGLDDAMRELSRKQG, encoded by the coding sequence ATGTTTTTCAACTTCGTCGATGAACTGCGCGCCGCGGGCATCCCCGCCAGCTTCAAGGAGCACCTCACCCTGCTGGAGGCGCTCGACAAGGAAGTGATCGGCCAGTCGCCCGAGAGCTTCTACTACCTATCGCGCGCGACCTTCGTGAAAGACGAGGGGCTGCTGGATCGTTTCGACCAGGTTTTCTCCAAGGTCTTCAAGGGCATAATGACCGATTACGGCCAGAACCCGGTCGACATTCCGGAAGACTGGCTGAAGGCAGTGGCCGAAAAATTCCTCTCCGAAGAAGAGATGGAGAAGATCAAGAGCCTGGGCGACTGGGACGAGATCATGGAGACGCTCAAGAAGCGGCTCGAAGAACAGGAAAAGCGCCACCAGGGCGGCAACAAGTGGGTCGGCACGGGGGGCACGTCACCCTTCGGCAATTCGGGCTACAACCCGGAAGGCGTGCGGATCGGCGGCGAAAGCAGGCACAAGCGCGCCATCAAGGTGTGGGACAAGCGCGAGTTCAAGAACCTCGACAACACCAAGGAACTGGGCACGCGCAACATCAAGATGGCGCTCCGCCGCCTGCGCCGCTTCGCGCGAGAGGGTGCAGCCGACCAGCTCGATCTCGATGCGACCATCGACGGTACGGCAAAGCAGGGCTGGCTCGACATCCATATGCGTCCCGAGCGGCGCAACGCCGTGAAGCTGCTGCTGTTTCTCGATGTCGGCGGTTCGATGGATCCCTTCATCAAAATCACGGAAGAGCTGTTCAGCGCCGCGACCACCGAGTTCAAGAACCTCGAGTTCTTCTACTTCCACAACTGCCTTTACGAAGGCGTGTGGAAGGACAACCGCCGCCGCTGGCAGGAGCGCACCAAGACCTGGGATATCCTCCACAAGTACGGGCATGACTACAAGGTCGTCTTCGTCGGCGATGCTGCGATGAGCCCCTACGAGATCACTCATCCCGGCGGCAGTGTCGAGCATATGAACGAGGAAGCTGGTGCCACGTGGATGCAGCGTGTGGTCAACACCTATCCCGCGACCGTCTGGCTCAACCCCGTACCTGAAAAGCAGTGGGGCTATTCCCAGTCGACCAAGGTGATGAAGCGGATCGTGAACGACCGCATGTACCCGCTCACTCTCGACGGATTGGACGACGCGATGCGCGAATTGAGCCGCAAGCAGGGATAA
- a CDS encoding alpha/beta hydrolase family protein, whose amino-acid sequence MKNFVSLAALAVATVATPLAAQTAYDTPPAAIADIVTRAPSPGVMISPDGKTMLLMEREALPPVSELAKPMERLAGLRLDAAINDRHNPRNVVGLSLQDIETGEVRRVALPANADISDMNWSPDGSQIVFTNTMADGMALMVLDIASGRAKTVMRNGVNAIFAEPRWTPGGELLVLTIPEGRGAKPVESLTPVGPAIQDATGGEEAQTRTYQDLLKDAHDEATFEWLVTSQPKLIDPASGKARNVLPARIYTGIAPSPDGKYLLASWLEKPFSYQVPYYRFPTTTAVFTADGKLLQTIAEQPLADNLPVQGVPTGRRSVGWHPNEGSLLLWAEAQDGGDPRVETDVRDAVFTLSAPFDGSPREIAKLEDRYSGWFGMEDTDDIILIDYDRDTREVRQTLTDVTGNDAPRVLNLRNVQDAYADPGNPIFVRNEAGYGVAKVEDGTMLLSGMGASPDGYRPFLRRFDIATTETTELWRNVGENFEYVIDLAGDSADRFITYYESPTNPGNFRLHEGAAARFVTNFPDPHPELSGIERELITYKRDDGVDLTATLYLPPNYKEGDKLPVVVWAYPREFNNAATAGQVRDSKYRFTRVGGYSHLFFLMQGYAVLDRAAMPVIGDDPETVNDTFIEQIVASAQAAVDETVRRGFGDGKRVGVGGHSYGAFMTAHLLAQSDIFRAGIARSGAYNRTLTPFGFQSERRIFWDTPETYYKLSPFMAANKINEPMLLIHGEKDNNSGTFPQQSERMFAAIKGTGGTARLVMLPHESHGYRGRESVLHTLAEMIDWFDTYVKPEEVAEPDVAAE is encoded by the coding sequence ATGAAGAATTTCGTCAGCCTCGCGGCGCTTGCCGTAGCTACCGTCGCAACTCCGCTCGCTGCTCAGACGGCCTACGATACGCCGCCTGCCGCGATTGCCGACATCGTTACCCGCGCGCCCTCGCCCGGCGTGATGATCTCGCCCGATGGCAAGACGATGTTGCTGATGGAGCGCGAGGCGCTTCCACCCGTCTCCGAACTTGCAAAGCCGATGGAGCGTCTGGCCGGCCTTCGGCTCGATGCCGCGATCAACGATCGGCACAATCCGCGCAATGTCGTCGGCCTGTCGCTGCAGGACATCGAGACCGGCGAAGTGCGCCGCGTCGCTCTTCCTGCCAATGCCGACATTTCGGACATGAACTGGTCGCCCGACGGGTCGCAGATCGTGTTCACCAATACGATGGCCGATGGAATGGCGCTGATGGTCCTCGACATTGCGAGCGGCCGGGCGAAGACGGTCATGCGCAATGGCGTGAATGCCATTTTTGCAGAACCGCGCTGGACGCCCGGTGGCGAGCTTCTGGTCCTAACCATTCCCGAAGGACGCGGTGCCAAGCCCGTCGAAAGCCTCACACCGGTCGGCCCCGCGATCCAGGATGCGACCGGCGGGGAAGAAGCCCAGACGCGTACCTATCAGGACTTGCTCAAAGACGCGCATGACGAGGCGACCTTCGAATGGCTCGTCACCAGCCAGCCAAAGCTGATCGACCCGGCAAGCGGCAAGGCACGCAATGTGCTGCCCGCACGGATCTATACGGGAATCGCGCCCTCGCCTGATGGAAAGTATCTCCTCGCCAGCTGGCTGGAGAAGCCCTTCTCCTATCAGGTTCCCTATTACCGTTTCCCGACGACGACTGCCGTATTCACCGCAGATGGCAAGTTGCTGCAGACGATTGCCGAGCAACCCCTTGCCGATAACCTCCCGGTACAGGGTGTGCCGACAGGACGACGTTCGGTCGGATGGCATCCCAACGAGGGGTCGCTCCTTCTCTGGGCCGAGGCGCAGGATGGCGGCGATCCGCGGGTCGAAACCGATGTGCGCGACGCTGTCTTCACGCTTTCCGCCCCGTTCGACGGTTCTCCGCGCGAAATTGCGAAGCTCGAAGACCGCTATTCGGGCTGGTTCGGGATGGAGGATACAGACGACATCATCCTGATCGATTACGACCGCGACACCCGCGAAGTCCGCCAGACGCTGACCGACGTGACAGGCAACGATGCACCGCGTGTGCTCAACCTGCGCAATGTGCAGGACGCCTATGCCGATCCGGGCAATCCGATCTTCGTTCGCAACGAAGCCGGCTACGGCGTCGCCAAGGTCGAAGACGGGACCATGCTGCTGTCCGGCATGGGCGCAAGCCCCGATGGCTACCGCCCCTTCCTCCGCCGTTTCGACATCGCGACAACCGAGACCACCGAGCTGTGGCGCAACGTGGGCGAAAACTTCGAATATGTGATCGACCTTGCCGGCGATAGCGCCGATCGCTTCATCACCTATTACGAAAGCCCCACAAACCCCGGCAATTTCCGCCTTCACGAAGGCGCCGCGGCCCGCTTCGTGACCAATTTCCCCGATCCGCACCCCGAATTGAGCGGCATCGAGCGAGAGCTGATCACCTACAAGCGCGACGACGGTGTCGACCTGACAGCAACGCTCTACCTGCCTCCGAACTACAAGGAAGGCGACAAGCTGCCTGTTGTCGTCTGGGCCTACCCGCGCGAGTTCAACAATGCTGCGACGGCCGGACAGGTCCGCGATTCCAAATATCGCTTCACCCGTGTCGGGGGCTATTCGCACCTCTTCTTCCTCATGCAGGGCTATGCCGTGCTCGACCGTGCCGCGATGCCGGTGATCGGTGACGATCCGGAGACCGTGAACGACACCTTCATCGAACAGATTGTCGCCTCGGCCCAGGCTGCTGTCGACGAGACCGTGCGCCGCGGCTTCGGAGATGGAAAACGTGTCGGTGTCGGCGGTCACAGCTATGGCGCATTCATGACCGCGCACCTGCTCGCGCAGAGCGACATCTTCCGTGCCGGCATCGCCCGGTCGGGCGCGTACAACCGCACGCTGACGCCGTTCGGCTTCCAGTCCGAGCGCCGCATCTTCTGGGACACGCCGGAAACCTACTACAAGCTGTCGCCATTCATGGCCGCCAACAAGATCAACGAGCCCATGCTCCTGATCCACGGCGAGAAGGACAACAACTCGGGCACGTTCCCGCAACAGTCGGAACGCATGTTTGCAGCGATCAAGGGAACGGGTGGGACGGCACGCCTCGTCATGCTTCCGCATGAGAGCCACGGATATCGCGGCCGCGAAAGCGTGCTCCACACGCTGGCCGAAATGATCGACTGGTTCGACACCTATGTGAAGCCGGAAGAAGTGGCCGAGCCCGACGTCGCTGCCGAGTAG
- a CDS encoding DOMON-like domain-containing protein produces the protein METHELVVHPAYPPLEVSKVHASIISRDANWLRLRWRIDGAAKLVVPAFAGKGRADELWRATCFELFLMPRGGDAYSEFNLSPSERWAAYDFSSYRDGMENRPSPREPDCTMRKGSSFAIFDAAIPAGAIPVEECEAGLTCVLEEEGGIKSFWALCHPQEQPDFHDPACFTVQLAAPSAA, from the coding sequence TTGGAAACGCATGAACTGGTAGTGCATCCTGCCTATCCGCCGTTGGAGGTGTCGAAGGTCCATGCGAGCATCATTTCGCGCGATGCAAACTGGCTTCGCCTGCGCTGGCGTATCGATGGAGCGGCGAAGCTGGTGGTTCCGGCATTTGCCGGTAAGGGAAGGGCGGACGAGCTCTGGCGCGCGACGTGCTTCGAACTCTTCCTGATGCCGCGCGGTGGCGACGCCTATAGCGAGTTCAACCTCTCTCCATCGGAGCGCTGGGCGGCGTATGATTTCTCTTCCTATCGCGACGGCATGGAAAACCGTCCATCGCCGCGCGAGCCGGACTGCACCATGCGGAAGGGCAGCAGTTTCGCGATCTTCGATGCTGCCATTCCCGCAGGCGCTATTCCGGTCGAAGAATGCGAGGCCGGTTTGACCTGCGTTCTGGAAGAAGAGGGTGGTATCAAGAGCTTCTGGGCGCTCTGTCATCCACAGGAGCAACCCGATTTCCACGATCCGGCTTGCTTCACCGTCCAGCTTGCGGCACCGAGCGCTGCATGA
- a CDS encoding PilZ domain-containing protein: MSAGAQLSVTDQRRMARHPVDHPVIAEHFGKGDMRMHIANISANGFMIDDAQSINRGERIVVRLPVIGRIEAYCIWCRDNRAGFQFERIIRVDDFLSLIDTIQPNPRLRKMR; this comes from the coding sequence ATGAGCGCCGGAGCACAACTCAGCGTAACCGACCAGCGCCGGATGGCGCGCCACCCGGTCGACCACCCCGTCATTGCCGAGCATTTCGGCAAGGGCGACATGCGCATGCATATCGCGAATATCTCTGCCAACGGTTTCATGATCGACGATGCGCAGTCGATCAATCGTGGCGAGCGTATCGTGGTTCGACTGCCGGTCATCGGCCGTATCGAGGCATATTGCATCTGGTGCCGCGACAATCGCGCAGGCTTCCAGTTCGAACGCATTATCCGCGTCGACGATTTCCTGTCGCTGATCGACACGATCCAGCCCAATCCGCGCTTGCGGAAGATGCGCTGA